Proteins encoded by one window of Halosolutus amylolyticus:
- a CDS encoding DUF4385 family protein, with product MTEDPEYDVDFRENPDAYEIGRGEEDVFKVEPYKSELLPLWSYTDEEAAQESAEAIYDRYEGYREDGEFPGMDMARKYLQMGYTRAMRYAKYPGGRKYDEDGTEREPHQWADEDKRAAALIFEEYWKRVREDEAYQRAKDRHRERRE from the coding sequence GTGACTGAAGATCCGGAATACGACGTCGACTTCCGCGAAAACCCCGACGCGTACGAGATCGGCCGCGGCGAAGAAGACGTCTTCAAGGTCGAACCGTACAAGAGCGAGTTGCTGCCGCTGTGGTCGTACACGGACGAGGAGGCGGCCCAGGAGTCGGCCGAAGCGATCTACGATCGCTACGAGGGCTACCGCGAGGACGGCGAGTTCCCGGGGATGGACATGGCCCGCAAATACCTCCAGATGGGGTACACCAGAGCGATGCGGTACGCGAAGTACCCGGGTGGTCGCAAGTACGACGAGGACGGAACCGAGCGCGAACCGCATCAGTGGGCCGACGAGGACAAACGGGCGGCGGCACTCATCTTCGAGGAATACTGGAAGCGCGTTCGCGAGGACGAGGCCTACCAGCGGGCGAAAGACCGCCATCGAGAGCGCCGGGAGTAG